A single region of the Streptomyces sp. NBC_01262 genome encodes:
- the secF gene encoding protein translocase subunit SecF, with protein sequence MSRLGNLGHRLHRGEIAYDFVGKRKLWYGVSILITLAAIVGLAVNGLKLGIEFSGGAVFTTPKTSISQSEALTKIEGDTGGHEATVQKLGTGSLRIQISDVTLAQAKTIEAKIATDLGLKADTIDPQIVGPSWGKEISNKAITGLVIFMVLVTIYLAIAFEWRKAIAALVALIHDLTITIGVYAIVGFEVTPGTVIGLLTVLGYSLYDTVVVFDGLKETTKDITKQNRFTYSELANRSLNQTLVRSINTTVVALLPVGALLFVGGGLLGAGMLNDIALSLFVGLAAGAYSSIFIATPLVADLKERDPQIAALRKRVLAKRAADARKAEEEPQDAAQEADGDEGDGEEHAAAAGVAGPRRQPASRNRGKNRPSGKRH encoded by the coding sequence ATGTCCCGGCTCGGCAACCTCGGGCACCGACTGCACCGGGGCGAGATCGCCTACGACTTCGTCGGCAAGCGCAAGCTCTGGTACGGCGTGTCGATCCTGATCACGCTCGCCGCGATCGTCGGGCTGGCGGTCAACGGCCTCAAACTCGGCATCGAGTTCTCCGGCGGCGCGGTCTTCACCACGCCCAAGACCTCGATCTCGCAGTCCGAGGCGCTGACGAAGATCGAGGGCGACACCGGCGGCCACGAGGCCACGGTGCAGAAGCTCGGCACCGGCAGCCTCCGGATCCAGATCAGCGATGTCACCCTCGCGCAGGCCAAGACGATCGAGGCGAAGATCGCCACCGATCTGGGTCTGAAGGCCGACACGATCGACCCGCAGATCGTGGGTCCGAGCTGGGGCAAGGAGATCTCCAACAAGGCCATCACCGGCCTGGTGATCTTCATGGTCCTGGTGACGATCTACCTCGCCATCGCCTTCGAGTGGCGCAAGGCGATCGCGGCGCTGGTCGCCCTGATCCACGACCTCACGATCACGATCGGCGTCTACGCCATCGTCGGCTTCGAGGTCACCCCGGGCACCGTGATCGGTCTGCTCACCGTCCTCGGTTACTCCCTCTACGACACCGTCGTCGTCTTCGACGGTCTGAAGGAGACCACCAAGGACATCACCAAGCAGAACCGCTTCACGTACAGCGAGCTCGCCAACCGCAGCCTCAACCAGACCCTGGTGCGTTCCATCAACACCACGGTCGTGGCCCTGCTGCCGGTCGGCGCGCTGCTGTTCGTCGGTGGCGGCCTGCTGGGCGCGGGCATGCTCAACGACATCGCCCTGTCGCTGTTCGTCGGCCTCGCCGCCGGTGCGTACTCCTCGATCTTCATCGCGACCCCGCTGGTCGCGGACCTCAAGGAGCGCGACCCGCAGATCGCCGCGCTGCGCAAGCGGGTGCTCGCCAAGCGCGCCGCCGACGCCCGCAAGGCCGAGGAGGAGCCGCAGGACGCGGCCCAGGAGGCCGACGGGGACGAGGGCGACGGCGAGGAGCACGCCGCGGCCGCCGGAGTCGCCGGCCCGCGCCGGCAGCCCGCCTCGCGCAACCGGGGCAAGAACCGTCCCTCCGGCAAGCGGCACTGA
- a CDS encoding adenine phosphoribosyltransferase — translation MTTTDAAPDELRGLLLSRIRDVPDYPKPGVMFKDITPLLADPIAFNALVDALAALAARHGADKVVGLEARGFILAAPAAARAGLGFVPVRKAGKLPGATHGQTYELEYGTAEIEVHQDAFTPGDRVLVIDDVLATGGTAEASLELIRRSGAQCVGVAVLLELGFLGGRARLAAALGGAPLEALIAI, via the coding sequence ATGACCACGACGGACGCAGCCCCGGACGAACTGCGCGGCCTGCTGCTCAGCCGCATCCGGGACGTGCCCGACTACCCGAAGCCGGGCGTGATGTTCAAGGACATCACCCCGCTGCTCGCCGACCCCATCGCGTTCAACGCGCTGGTGGACGCCCTGGCCGCGCTCGCCGCGCGGCACGGTGCGGACAAGGTCGTCGGCCTGGAGGCGCGCGGATTCATCCTCGCCGCCCCCGCCGCCGCCCGGGCGGGCCTGGGCTTCGTGCCCGTGCGCAAGGCCGGAAAGCTGCCCGGGGCGACCCATGGGCAGACCTACGAGCTGGAGTACGGCACGGCCGAGATCGAGGTGCACCAGGACGCCTTCACGCCCGGCGACCGGGTGCTGGTCATCGACGACGTCCTGGCCACCGGCGGCACCGCCGAGGCGTCCCTTGAGCTGATCCGGCGCAGCGGCGCCCAGTGCGTGGGCGTGGCGGTACTGCTGGAGCTGGGCTTCCTCGGCGGCCGGGCGCGGCTCGCGGCCGCGCTGGGCGGGGCCCCGCTGGAGGCCCTGATCGCCATCTGA
- a CDS encoding RelA/SpoT family protein, which produces MHDEAQPAQPITAADAAAPAAPAATPAPADPPAPAARPARTPGSAAPARPAAASSNRVRARLARLGVQRSSPYNPVLEPLLRIVRSNDPKGDTAQLRQIERAYQVAERWHRGQKRKSGDPYITHPLAVTTILAELGMDPATLMAGLLHDTVEDTEYGLDALRRDFGDSVALLVDGVTKLDKVKFGEAAQAETVRKMVVAMAKDPRVLVIKLADRLHNMRTMRYLKREKQEKKARETLEIYAPLAHRLGMNTIKWELEDLAFAILYPKMYDEIVRLVAERAPKRDEYLAVVTDQVQQDLRGARIKATVTGRPKHYYSVYQKMIVRGRDFAEIYDLVGIRVLVESVRDCYAALGTIHARWNPVPGRFKDYIAMPKFNMYQSLHTTVIGPSGKPVELQIRTFDMHRRAEYGIAAHWKYKQEAVAGASKVRTDTPSRGQGDAINDMAWLRQLLDWQKETEDPGEFLESLRFDLSQNEVFVFTPKGDVIALPAGSTPVDFSYAVHTEVGHRTIGARVNGRLVPLESTLDNGDTVEVFTSKAAGAGPSRDWLGFVKSPRARNKIRAWFSKERREEAVEQGKEAIARAMRKQNLPIQRVLTGDSLVTLAHEMRYPDISALYAAIGEGHITAQSVVQKLVEALGGEEGATEDIAEITTPSQSRSKRRANADPGVIVKGEKDVWVKLSRCCTPVPGDSIVGFVTRGAGVSVHRADCVNVDSLSQQPERMIDVEWAPTQSSVFLVAIQVEALDRSRLLSDVTRVLSDQHVNILSAAVQTSRDRVATSRFTFEMGDPKHLGHVLKAVRGVEGVYDVYRVTSGRQR; this is translated from the coding sequence TTGCACGACGAGGCCCAGCCGGCCCAGCCGATCACCGCCGCCGACGCCGCCGCCCCGGCAGCGCCCGCCGCCACCCCGGCCCCCGCCGACCCGCCCGCGCCCGCTGCCCGGCCCGCACGCACCCCCGGCAGCGCCGCTCCGGCACGCCCCGCCGCGGCTTCCTCCAACCGTGTCCGCGCCCGCCTCGCCCGCCTCGGCGTGCAGCGCTCCAGCCCGTACAACCCCGTCCTGGAGCCCCTGCTGCGGATAGTGCGCAGCAACGACCCCAAGGGCGACACCGCGCAGCTCCGCCAGATCGAGCGCGCCTACCAGGTCGCCGAGCGCTGGCACCGCGGCCAGAAGCGCAAGAGCGGCGACCCGTACATCACCCACCCGCTCGCCGTCACCACCATCCTCGCCGAGCTGGGTATGGATCCGGCCACCCTGATGGCGGGCCTGCTGCACGACACCGTCGAGGACACCGAGTACGGCCTCGACGCGCTCCGCCGTGACTTCGGCGACTCCGTGGCCCTGCTGGTGGACGGCGTCACCAAGCTGGACAAGGTCAAGTTCGGCGAGGCCGCCCAGGCCGAGACCGTGCGCAAGATGGTCGTCGCCATGGCCAAGGACCCGCGCGTCCTGGTCATCAAGCTCGCCGACCGCCTGCACAACATGCGCACGATGCGTTACCTCAAGCGGGAGAAGCAGGAGAAGAAGGCCCGCGAGACCCTGGAGATCTACGCCCCGCTGGCGCACCGGCTGGGCATGAACACCATCAAGTGGGAGCTGGAGGACCTCGCCTTCGCGATCCTCTACCCCAAGATGTACGACGAGATCGTCCGCCTGGTCGCCGAGCGCGCCCCCAAGCGCGACGAATACCTGGCCGTCGTCACCGACCAGGTCCAGCAGGACCTGCGCGGCGCCCGCATCAAGGCCACGGTCACCGGACGGCCGAAGCACTACTACAGCGTCTACCAGAAGATGATCGTGCGAGGCCGCGACTTCGCCGAGATCTACGACCTGGTGGGCATTCGCGTCCTCGTCGAATCCGTTCGCGACTGCTACGCGGCACTGGGCACCATCCACGCGCGGTGGAACCCGGTTCCCGGGCGGTTCAAGGACTACATCGCGATGCCCAAGTTCAACATGTACCAGTCGCTGCACACGACGGTCATCGGGCCCAGCGGCAAGCCGGTCGAGCTGCAGATCCGCACCTTCGACATGCACCGCCGCGCCGAGTACGGCATCGCCGCGCACTGGAAGTACAAGCAGGAGGCCGTCGCCGGCGCCTCCAAGGTCCGCACCGACACCCCCAGCCGCGGCCAGGGCGACGCCATCAACGACATGGCGTGGCTGCGCCAGCTCCTGGACTGGCAGAAGGAGACCGAGGACCCCGGCGAGTTCCTGGAGTCCCTGCGCTTCGACCTCTCGCAGAACGAGGTCTTCGTCTTCACCCCCAAGGGCGATGTCATCGCGCTGCCCGCCGGCTCCACGCCGGTCGACTTCTCGTACGCCGTCCACACCGAGGTCGGCCACCGCACCATAGGGGCGCGGGTCAACGGCCGCCTGGTCCCCCTGGAGTCCACCCTCGACAACGGCGACACGGTCGAGGTCTTCACCTCCAAGGCCGCCGGCGCCGGGCCCTCACGTGACTGGCTGGGCTTCGTCAAGTCCCCGCGCGCCAGGAACAAGATCCGCGCCTGGTTCTCCAAGGAGCGCCGCGAGGAGGCCGTCGAGCAGGGCAAGGAAGCCATCGCGCGGGCCATGCGCAAGCAGAACCTGCCGATCCAGCGCGTACTGACCGGCGACTCGCTGGTCACGCTCGCGCACGAGATGCGCTACCCCGACATCTCCGCCCTGTACGCGGCGATCGGCGAGGGCCACATCACCGCGCAGTCGGTCGTCCAGAAGCTCGTCGAGGCACTCGGCGGCGAGGAAGGCGCGACCGAGGACATCGCGGAGATCACCACCCCCTCCCAGAGCCGCAGCAAGCGGCGGGCCAACGCCGACCCCGGCGTCATCGTGAAGGGCGAGAAGGACGTCTGGGTCAAGCTCTCCCGCTGCTGCACCCCGGTCCCCGGCGACTCCATCGTCGGCTTCGTCACGCGCGGCGCCGGTGTCTCGGTGCACCGCGCCGACTGCGTCAACGTCGACTCCCTGTCCCAGCAGCCCGAACGCATGATCGACGTCGAATGGGCCCCCACCCAGTCCTCCGTCTTCCTCGTCGCCATCCAGGTCGAGGCCCTCGACCGCTCCCGTCTCCTCTCCGACGTCACCCGCGTCCTGTCCGACCAGCACGTCAACATCCTCTCCGCCGCCGTCCAGACCTCCCGCGACCGCGTCGCCACCTCCCGCTTCACCTTCGAGATGGGCGACCCCAAGCACCTGGGGCACGTCCTGAAGGCCGTACGGGGCGTGGAAGGCGTGTACGACGTGTACCGCGTCACGTCAGGCCGCCAGCGGTAA
- a CDS encoding DUF349 domain-containing protein yields MSSDPWGRVDETGTVYVRTADGEREVGSWQAGSPEEALAYFERKYEGLVVEIGLLERRVRTTDLAPKDALTAIDHLRVSVDGAHAVGDLEALTKRLDALVGLVESRREERKAAKAKQTDEAKHSKEALVAEAEQLAESEQWRSAGERLRALVDTWKGLPRLDRKTDDELWHRFSHARSVFSKRRKAHFASLDAQREDARRAKEKLVDEAVALSKSTDWGPTAARYRELMTDWKAAGRAQRESEDDLWNRFRGAQDVFFAARSEVFAERDVEQREALSAKEELAIEAEKLLPVTDLKAARAAFRAINERWEAIGHVPRDARPKIEARMHAVERAIQESEENEWRRTNPEARARAAGLTGQLQAAVDKLVTQVEAARSAGNTARADKLAKELEGRQALLDQALKGLHEFGG; encoded by the coding sequence GTGAGCAGCGACCCGTGGGGCCGCGTCGATGAGACGGGGACCGTGTACGTGCGTACGGCCGACGGCGAGCGAGAGGTCGGTTCCTGGCAGGCGGGCTCCCCTGAGGAGGCGCTGGCCTACTTCGAGCGCAAGTACGAAGGCCTTGTCGTCGAGATCGGCCTCCTCGAGCGCCGGGTGCGCACCACCGATCTCGCCCCCAAGGACGCGCTGACCGCCATCGACCACCTGCGGGTCTCGGTGGACGGCGCGCACGCGGTGGGCGACCTGGAGGCCCTGACCAAGCGGCTGGACGCGCTGGTCGGCCTGGTGGAGTCCCGCCGCGAGGAGCGCAAGGCGGCGAAGGCCAAGCAGACCGACGAGGCCAAGCACTCCAAGGAGGCGCTGGTCGCCGAGGCCGAGCAGCTCGCCGAGAGCGAGCAGTGGCGCTCCGCCGGAGAGCGGCTGCGTGCCCTGGTCGACACCTGGAAGGGCCTCCCCCGCCTGGACCGCAAGACCGACGACGAGCTGTGGCACCGCTTCAGCCACGCCCGTTCGGTCTTCTCCAAGCGGCGCAAGGCGCACTTCGCCTCGCTGGACGCCCAGCGGGAGGACGCGCGGCGCGCCAAGGAGAAGCTGGTCGACGAGGCGGTGGCCCTGTCCAAGTCCACGGACTGGGGACCGACCGCCGCGCGTTACCGCGAGCTCATGACCGACTGGAAGGCCGCGGGCCGCGCGCAGCGCGAGTCCGAGGACGACCTGTGGAACCGTTTCCGCGGCGCCCAGGATGTCTTCTTCGCGGCGCGCTCCGAGGTCTTCGCCGAGCGCGACGTCGAGCAGCGGGAGGCCCTCTCCGCCAAGGAGGAGCTCGCCATCGAGGCCGAGAAGCTCCTGCCCGTGACCGACCTCAAGGCGGCCCGCGCCGCCTTCCGGGCGATCAACGAGCGCTGGGAGGCCATCGGCCACGTGCCGCGCGACGCGCGCCCCAAGATCGAGGCGCGTATGCACGCGGTGGAGCGGGCGATCCAGGAGTCCGAGGAGAACGAGTGGCGCCGCACGAACCCGGAGGCACGTGCGCGCGCCGCCGGGCTCACCGGGCAGCTCCAGGCCGCCGTGGACAAGCTCGTGACCCAGGTCGAGGCGGCTCGCTCCGCCGGCAACACGGCCAGGGCGGACAAGCTCGCGAAGGAGCTTGAGGGACGGCAGGCGCTGCTCGACCAGGCTCTGAAGGGGCTGCACGAGTTCGGCGGCTGA
- a CDS encoding peptidylprolyl isomerase — MVTKDARRRQLAREKYERQQQRRSSLRSQARKRNAIVAAVVAGVLAISGGAWAAVSLAGGKDSTDAAASASPSASASKAADPCEKAAAGKVGTKQWKKEPAVTIDKKAKYVFTLATTCGDIALDMDAADAPHTVNSFKFLADAGFFDHTKCHRLTTSGIFVLQCGDPTAQGSGGPGYTIPDENLKAKSISGGTYPAGTVAMANTGSAHTGGSQFFLVYKDSTLPASYTPFATITAAGMKVLNKIAAAGEANGTGDGAPNATVVINKATVTKS; from the coding sequence GTGGTCACCAAGGATGCGCGGCGGCGGCAGCTCGCCCGCGAGAAGTACGAGCGGCAGCAGCAGCGGCGGAGCTCGCTCCGCTCCCAGGCCCGCAAGCGCAACGCCATCGTCGCGGCGGTGGTCGCGGGCGTACTCGCGATCAGCGGCGGCGCCTGGGCAGCGGTAAGCCTGGCCGGCGGCAAGGACAGCACCGACGCGGCCGCCTCGGCCTCGCCGAGCGCGTCCGCCAGCAAGGCCGCGGACCCCTGCGAGAAGGCGGCGGCCGGCAAGGTCGGCACCAAGCAGTGGAAGAAGGAGCCGGCGGTCACCATCGACAAGAAGGCGAAGTACGTCTTCACGCTGGCGACCACCTGCGGTGACATCGCCCTCGACATGGACGCGGCGGACGCCCCGCACACGGTCAACTCGTTCAAGTTCCTTGCCGACGCGGGCTTCTTCGACCACACCAAGTGCCACCGGCTGACCACCTCGGGCATCTTCGTGCTCCAGTGCGGCGACCCGACCGCGCAGGGCTCGGGCGGTCCTGGCTACACCATCCCGGACGAGAACCTGAAGGCGAAGTCCATCTCCGGCGGCACCTACCCGGCGGGCACCGTCGCGATGGCGAACACCGGCAGCGCGCACACCGGCGGCAGCCAGTTCTTCCTGGTCTACAAGGACAGCACGCTGCCCGCGAGCTACACCCCGTTCGCCACGATCACCGCGGCCGGCATGAAGGTGCTCAACAAGATCGCCGCCGCCGGCGAGGCCAACGGCACCGGTGACGGGGCCCCCAACGCCACCGTCGTCATCAACAAGGCGACCGTCACGAAGTCCTGA
- a CDS encoding MBL fold metallo-hydrolase has protein sequence MLIAGFPAGAWGTNCYVVAPAAGEECVIIDPGHEATQGVEDTLAKHRLKPVAVILTHGHLDHVASVVPVCGASGVPAWIHPEDRYMLTDPEKALGRSIGAQLLGELTIGEPDDLRELTDGAALRLAGLELSVAHAPGHTKGSVTFRMPETAEIPSVLFSGDLLFAGSVGRSDLPGGDPAELLESLARVCLPLDDSTVVLSGHGPQTTIGRERATNPYLGEAGVTAPRRGL, from the coding sequence GTGCTCATTGCCGGGTTCCCCGCCGGGGCCTGGGGGACCAATTGTTATGTGGTCGCCCCCGCCGCCGGTGAGGAGTGCGTGATCATCGACCCGGGTCATGAAGCGACCCAGGGCGTCGAGGACACGCTCGCCAAGCACCGCCTCAAGCCCGTCGCCGTCATCCTCACCCATGGCCATCTCGATCATGTCGCCTCGGTCGTCCCGGTCTGCGGAGCCAGCGGCGTGCCCGCCTGGATCCACCCCGAGGACCGCTACATGCTGACGGACCCGGAGAAGGCTCTGGGCCGTTCCATCGGGGCGCAGCTGCTGGGCGAGCTGACCATCGGCGAGCCGGACGACCTGCGGGAACTCACCGACGGCGCCGCGCTGCGGCTGGCCGGTCTGGAGCTGTCCGTCGCGCACGCGCCGGGCCATACGAAGGGGTCGGTGACCTTCAGGATGCCCGAGACCGCCGAGATCCCCTCGGTGCTCTTCTCGGGCGACCTGCTGTTCGCCGGCTCCGTCGGACGCTCCGACCTGCCCGGCGGCGACCCGGCCGAGCTCCTCGAATCGCTGGCCCGCGTGTGCCTGCCGCTCGACGACTCGACCGTGGTGCTGTCCGGCCACGGCCCCCAGACCACCATCGGCCGCGAGCGCGCCACCAACCCCTACCTGGGTGAGGCCGGCGTGACGGCTCCGCGACGAGGATTGTGA
- the hisS gene encoding histidine--tRNA ligase, with the protein MSTFRAPKGTYDLLPPDSAKFLAVREAIAAPLRDSGYGYIETPGFEGVELFARGVGESTDIVTKEMYTLTTKGGDELALRPEGTASVLRAALEANLHKSGNLPVKLWYSGSYYRYERPQKGRYRHFSQVGAEAIGAEDPLLDAELIILADQAYRSLGLREFRILLNSLGDKQCRPVYRTALQDFLRGLDLDEETRRRVDINPLRVLDDKRDAVQKQLVGAPVLRDYLCDACKTYHEEVRELLTAAGVAFEDDLKLVRGLDYYTRTTFEFVHDGLGSQSAVGGGGRYDGLSEMIGGPALPSVGWALGVDRTVLALEAEGIELELPPVTQVFAVPLGEEARRVLFAAVIALRRAGVATDFAYGSKGLKNAMKSANRSGARFALVAGERDLAEGVVQLKDLASGEQTPVPVDGIVAAVAGRTADTAG; encoded by the coding sequence ATGAGCACTTTCAGGGCCCCCAAGGGCACGTACGACCTGCTGCCGCCGGACTCCGCGAAGTTCCTCGCCGTACGCGAGGCCATCGCCGCGCCGCTGCGCGACTCCGGCTACGGCTACATCGAGACCCCCGGCTTCGAGGGCGTCGAGCTGTTCGCACGCGGCGTCGGTGAGTCCACCGACATCGTGACCAAGGAGATGTACACCCTCACCACCAAGGGCGGCGACGAGCTCGCCCTGCGCCCCGAGGGCACCGCCTCCGTACTGCGCGCCGCGCTGGAGGCCAACCTCCACAAGAGCGGCAACCTGCCGGTCAAGCTCTGGTACTCCGGCTCGTACTACCGCTACGAGCGCCCGCAGAAGGGCCGCTACCGGCACTTCTCCCAGGTCGGTGCCGAGGCGATCGGCGCCGAGGACCCGCTGCTGGACGCCGAGCTGATCATCCTCGCCGACCAGGCGTACCGCTCGCTGGGCCTGCGCGAGTTCCGCATCCTGCTGAACTCGCTGGGCGACAAGCAGTGCCGCCCCGTCTACCGGACGGCGCTGCAGGACTTCCTGCGCGGTCTCGACCTGGACGAGGAGACCCGCCGCCGCGTCGACATCAACCCGCTGCGGGTCCTGGACGACAAGCGGGACGCGGTGCAGAAGCAGCTCGTGGGCGCGCCGGTGCTGCGCGACTACCTGTGCGACGCGTGCAAGACGTACCACGAGGAGGTGCGCGAGCTGCTGACGGCGGCGGGCGTCGCCTTCGAGGACGACCTCAAGCTGGTGCGCGGCCTGGACTACTACACCCGCACCACCTTCGAGTTCGTGCACGACGGTCTCGGCTCGCAGTCCGCCGTGGGCGGCGGCGGCCGCTACGACGGCCTGTCCGAGATGATCGGCGGCCCCGCGCTGCCGTCCGTCGGCTGGGCGCTCGGCGTGGACCGTACCGTCCTGGCGCTGGAGGCCGAGGGCATCGAGCTCGAACTGCCCCCGGTGACCCAGGTGTTCGCGGTGCCGCTGGGCGAGGAGGCGCGCCGCGTGCTGTTCGCGGCGGTCATCGCGCTGCGCCGGGCCGGGGTCGCCACCGACTTCGCGTACGGCAGCAAGGGCCTGAAGAACGCGATGAAGTCGGCCAACCGCTCCGGTGCCCGCTTCGCCCTGGTCGCCGGTGAGCGCGACCTGGCGGAGGGCGTCGTCCAGCTCAAGGACCTGGCGAGCGGCGAGCAGACCCCGGTGCCGGTGGACGGGATCGTCGCCGCCGTGGCCGGTCGAACGGCTGACACGGCCGGATGA
- a CDS encoding vitamin K epoxide reductase family protein yields the protein MVTPALDEARTDDEQREPAELIGAGKAFSWLLVVCGALGLLASWVIVIDKFKLLEDPNFVPGCSLNPIISCGNIMKSEQSHVFGFPNPMIGMVAYSVVIAIGVGILAGARYRSWFWLGLQAGTVFGVGFVTWLQYQSLYSIGSLCLWCSLAWVVTIALFWYTAVHNIKHGIIKVPAGARSLVLEFHWVVPVLWYGIIIMLILTRWWSYWSTLV from the coding sequence ATGGTGACACCGGCGCTTGATGAGGCTCGTACCGATGACGAGCAGCGGGAACCCGCCGAGCTGATCGGCGCGGGCAAGGCCTTCAGCTGGCTGCTCGTGGTGTGCGGGGCGCTCGGGCTGCTGGCCTCATGGGTCATCGTGATCGACAAGTTCAAGCTGCTCGAAGACCCCAACTTCGTGCCCGGCTGCAGCCTGAACCCGATCATCTCCTGCGGCAACATCATGAAGAGCGAGCAGTCGCACGTCTTCGGGTTCCCGAACCCGATGATCGGCATGGTCGCCTATTCGGTCGTCATCGCGATCGGCGTGGGGATCCTGGCCGGCGCCCGCTACCGCAGCTGGTTCTGGCTCGGACTCCAGGCCGGCACGGTCTTCGGCGTGGGCTTCGTGACCTGGCTGCAGTACCAGTCGCTCTACAGCATCGGCTCGCTGTGCCTGTGGTGCTCGCTGGCCTGGGTCGTCACCATCGCCCTGTTCTGGTACACCGCCGTGCACAACATCAAGCACGGCATCATCAAGGTGCCCGCCGGGGCGCGCTCGCTGGTGCTGGAGTTCCACTGGGTGGTGCCGGTGCTCTGGTACGGGATCATCATCATGCTGATCCTGACCCGCTGGTGGTCGTACTGGAGCACGCTCGTCTGA
- a CDS encoding replication-associated recombination protein A, protein MEPDLFTAAAEDRQAREPGGSPLAVRMRPRTLDEVVGQQHLLRPGSPLRRLVGEGAGGPAGASSVILWGPPGTGKTTLAYVVSQATEKRFVELSAITAGVKEVRAVIESAKQQSGMYGRDTVLFLDEIHRFSKAQQDSLLPAVENRWVTLIAATTENPYFSIISPLLSRSLLLTLEPLTDEDLRALLRRAVTDERGLAGAVTLPEDTEAHLLRIAGGDARRALTALEAGAGSAMAKGEDEITLVTLEETVDRAAVKYDRDGDQHYDVASALIKSIRGSDVDAALHYLARMIEAGEDPRFIARRLMISASEDIGLADPTALPTAVAAAQAVALIGFPEAALTLSHATIALALAPKSNSATTAIGAALADVRAGKAGPVPPHLRDGHYKGAAKLGHAQGYVYPHDVPEGIAAQQYAPDAIHGARYYRPTRHGAEARYADVAEWARGRLAGDS, encoded by the coding sequence GTGGAACCCGACCTGTTCACCGCCGCCGCGGAGGACCGCCAGGCCCGTGAGCCGGGCGGCAGTCCGCTGGCCGTACGCATGCGCCCGCGCACTCTCGACGAGGTGGTCGGGCAGCAGCACCTGCTGCGGCCCGGATCACCGCTGCGGCGGCTGGTGGGCGAGGGGGCCGGGGGGCCGGCGGGCGCGTCGTCGGTGATCCTGTGGGGTCCGCCGGGCACCGGCAAGACCACGCTGGCGTATGTGGTCAGCCAGGCCACCGAGAAGCGGTTCGTCGAGCTGTCGGCGATCACGGCGGGCGTGAAGGAAGTACGGGCGGTCATCGAGAGCGCCAAGCAGCAGTCGGGGATGTACGGCCGCGACACCGTGCTGTTCCTCGACGAGATCCACCGCTTCAGCAAGGCCCAGCAGGACTCGCTGCTGCCCGCCGTGGAGAACCGCTGGGTCACGCTGATCGCGGCCACCACCGAGAATCCGTACTTCTCGATCATCTCGCCGCTGCTCTCCCGCTCGCTGCTGCTGACGCTGGAGCCGCTCACCGACGAGGACCTGCGCGCACTGCTGCGCCGGGCGGTCACCGACGAGCGCGGGCTCGCGGGGGCGGTCACCCTGCCGGAGGACACCGAGGCCCATCTGCTGCGCATAGCGGGCGGCGACGCGCGCCGCGCGCTCACCGCGCTGGAGGCCGGAGCCGGCTCGGCCATGGCCAAGGGCGAGGACGAGATCACCCTGGTCACGCTGGAGGAGACGGTCGACCGGGCGGCGGTGAAGTACGACCGCGACGGCGACCAGCACTACGACGTGGCCAGCGCGCTGATCAAGTCCATCCGGGGCTCGGACGTGGACGCGGCGCTGCACTACCTGGCCCGCATGATCGAGGCCGGGGAGGACCCGCGCTTCATCGCCCGGCGGCTGATGATCTCCGCCAGCGAGGACATCGGCCTGGCCGATCCCACCGCCCTGCCCACCGCCGTCGCGGCGGCCCAGGCCGTGGCGCTGATCGGCTTCCCCGAGGCGGCCCTGACCCTGAGCCACGCCACCATCGCACTCGCCCTGGCCCCCAAGTCGAACTCCGCGACCACCGCGATCGGCGCGGCGCTGGCCGACGTACGGGCGGGCAAGGCCGGGCCCGTACCGCCGCATCTGCGCGACGGGCACTACAAGGGCGCCGCCAAGCTGGGACATGCCCAGGGGTATGTGTATCCGCACGACGTGCCGGAGGGCATCGCCGCGCAGCAGTACGCCCCGGACGCCATCCACGGCGCGCGCTACTACCGGCCCACCCGCCACGGCGCCGAGGCGCGGTACGCGGATGTCGCCGAGTGGGCGCGCGGGCGGCTGGCGGGGGACTCCTGA